One Haemorhous mexicanus isolate bHaeMex1 chromosome 9, bHaeMex1.pri, whole genome shotgun sequence DNA segment encodes these proteins:
- the LOC132331308 gene encoding protein FAM163A-like: protein MTAGTVVITGGILATVILLCIIAVLCYCRLQYYCCKKNDSDEEEEEEEEEEEEEEPDLPAHSHLIMCNACSSRMVDGHGSPAPPPGELNQHGAHTYCPTCSPYGSPFYIRTADTVRNGGERVAYTPACYKEVGPPLNMASLQSYTVSRHGLLRDSFPNPRAISTEV, encoded by the exons ATGACAGCAGGAACTGTTGTTATCACCGGGGGAATCCTAGCAACAGTGATCCTACTGTGCATCATTGCTGTGCTCTGCTACTGTAGGCTACAG TACTACTGCTGCAAGAAAAATGACTCcgatgaggaagaggaggaggaagaggaggaggaggaggaggaagagcccGACCTGCCCGCGCACTCGCACCTCATCATGTGCAACGCCTGCAGCTCCCGCATGGTGGACGGGCATGGCAGCCCCGCGCCGCCACCCGGCGAGCTCAACCAGCACGGGGCTCACACCTACTGCCCGACGTGCTCCCCCTACGGCTCCCCCTTTTACATCCGGACTGCCGACACGGTGCGCAACGGGGGCGAGAGGGTCGCCTACACCCCCGCGTGCTACAAGGAGGTGGGGCCGCCCCTCAACATGGCCTCCCTGCAAAGCTACACGGTGAGCCGCCACGGCCTCCTCCGCGACAGCTTCCCGAACCCGCGGGCCATCAGCACGGAGGTGTAG
- the LOC132331412 gene encoding ADAMTS-like protein 2, with translation MNRAAKELCAGGNERNAPLESEGQRGWLRRDLSVQGPPRGLGKDRTERRESSEPRTRRRQGGGIQVTGQLPLVVKSQVLQLTMLCFCQDSSEAADGAGTRDEEVTKWWGEWSSWSTCSRSCGGGVTSRERHCLRQRLQMPQGTNSTMCVGQAKHYQLCQQQPCPANTASFKQQQCSSFNAKAFGKHYYHWMPLYPDDYTSISNKPCDLQCTTRSGERQLMARAQDGTSCKDRTYQGVCINGRCEPVGCDGSLYSPRTMDRCRVCGGDGSTCHRVSGTFRKAISQIGYVFITNIPAGATDILIIERRKTENILALADESGHFFFNGNSAIDNPQNFRVAGTVFKYRRPSSLNSDGLEYIIAHGPTNQSLNAMYYNFNGKMPHITYDYTVPRTPPLRTAAPALARPLYHHLPVTSQSHPIPANSRAAQRDFNATWLSLSPDDTSEQLPLREGQEDLDFGPPHFFQTNFTSQTQDWGWEQSEEKEKYDFQIRQVYHANIAGEEEEEEAATVGGEAELALRFNQISISTAVPYSMRRPEMSEKSRGTSSRLRLFRRLCQRDPHNAAFCRELQPLAARLVPRNSTARLWPHWPQGLHRALAQKNSLEDLKVEVFAGSQGEAANYSTMASVQSPLLGASPTANISQAEPLRAPGTESNEFDVSPVGHDDISLADMYRWKVSAYAPCSSTCTSGISTSYAMCVRYDGVEVDESYCDALTRPEPTHEFCTGRDCQPRWETSRWSECSRTCGEGSQYRTVRCWKMLAPGFDSSVYDDLCEAAGLARPMERKACKNKACGPQWELSEWSECSARCGTAGTMKREVRCSVEAPLCDESRKPSSEKECTGPPCDRRWTASDWGPCSGPCGEGRMSRFVVCRNLEGKVISSSQCDPATKPLAVHPCGDKNCPAHWVEQEWEQCDASCGRGVKTRLVLCVGLENGLYREYPEKRCETSPKPEEQAVCFRRPCSTWFTTSWSQCSKTCGAGVQLREVKCYQGEALAQGCDPSAKPEARQACQLQPCPTEAPEDACEDKATANCVLVLKVKLCSHWYYRKACCWSCRLKSS, from the exons GAGGCATCCAGGTGACAGGACAGCTGCCTTTGGTGGTGAAGAGCCAGGTTCTCCAGCTAACAATGCTCTGTTTCTGTCAGGACAGTAGTGAGGCAGCAGATGGAGCTGGCACCAGGGATGAAGAAGTCACCAAGTGGTGGGGAGAGTGGAGCTCCTGGTCCACCTGCTCCCGGTCCTGTGGAGGGGGAGTCACATCCCGGGAGAGGCACTGCCTGAGACAGAG GCTCCAGATGCCTCAGGGAACAAATAGCACCATGTGTGTTGGTCAAGCCAAGCACTACcaactgtgccagcagcag CCCTGCCCAGCCAACACAGCAAGCttcaagcagcagcagtgctccagCTTCAATGCCAAAGCCTTTGGGAAGCACTATTACCACTGGATGCCCCTCTATCCAG atgACTACACCAGTATCTCCAACAAGCCATGTGACCTCCAGTGCACCACCCGTAGTGGAGAGAGGCAGCTGATGGCCCGAGCACAGGATGGCACTTCCTGCAAGGACAGGACCTACCAAGGGGTCTGCATCAATGGGAGGTGTGAG CCAGTTGGGTGCGATGGGAGCCTGTACTCGCCCCGGACCATGGACAGATGCAGGGTGTGTGGAGGGGACGGCAGCACTTGCCACCGTGTCTCGGGCACCTTCCGAAAGGCAATCTCACAGATAG GTTATGTGTTCATCACCAACATCCCTGCTGGTGCCACAGACATCCTCATCATTGAGcgcaggaaaacagaaaacatcctgg CACTTGCTGATGAATCTGGACATTTCTTCTTCAACGGCAACTCTGCCATTGACAACCCTCAGAACTTCAGGGTGGCTGGGACTGTCTTCAAGTACCGGCGGCCCTCGAGCCTGAACTCGGATGGGCTGGAGTATATCATAGCTCATGGGCCCACTAACCAGTCTCTGAATGCCATG TACTATAACTTTAATGGGAAAATGCCTCACATAACTTACGACTACACTGTGCCACGGACACCACCTCTCCGaactgcagcccctgctcttgCCAGGCCTCTCTATCACCACCTACCAGTGACCAGCCAGAGCCACCCCATTCCAGCCAactccagagctgcccagagagATTTCAATGCCACATGGCTCTCCCTGTCACCAGATGACACCAGTGAACAGCTTCCTCTAAGGGAAGGGCAAGAAGATTTAGACTTTGGTCCCCCGCACTTCTTCCAGACCAACTTTACCAGTCAGAcccaggactggggctgggaacaaagtgaagagaaggaaaagtatGACTTTCAGATCAGACAGGTCTACCATGCAAACAtagcaggagaggaagaggaggaggaagcagcaaCAGTTGGTGGAGAAGCAGAGTTGG CTCTCAGGTTCAACCAAATATCCATCAGtacagctgtgccctacagcatGAGGAGACCTGAGATGTCAGAGAAGAGCCGTGGGACATCCTCCAGGCTCCGTCTCTTCAGGCGCCTCTGCCAGCGAGACCCCCACAATGCCGCCTtttgcagggagctgcagcccctggcagccaggctggtcCCCAGGAActccacagccaggctctggccCCACTGGCCACAGGGCCTCCACAGAGCCCTGGCTCAGAAGAACTCGCTGGAGGACTTGAAGGTGGAGGTGTTTGCTGGGAGTCAGGGGGAAGCAGCCAACTACAGCACGATGGCATCTGTGCAGAGCCCTCTGCTCGGGGCCAGCCCGACCGCCAACATCAGCCAGGCAGAGCCTCTGCGAGCCCCTGGCACTGAAAG CAATGAGTTTGATGTGAGCCCCGTGGGCCACGATGACATCAGCTTGGCTGACATGTATCGGTGGAAAGTCTCAGCTtatgctccctgcagctccacctGCACTTCAG GTATCAGCACCTCCTATGCCATGTGTGTGCGCTATGATGGAGTGGAAGTGGATGAATCCTACTGTGATGCCCTGACCCGACCAGAACCTACCCACGAATTTTGCACAGGGAGAGACTGCCAGCCTAG GTGGGAGACCAGCCGGTGGAGCGAGTGCTCCCGGACCTGCGGCGAGGGCTCCCAGTACCGCACCGTGCGCTGCTGGAAGATGCTGGCGCCAGGCTTCGACAGCTCTGTCTATGATGACCTCTGCGAGGCAGCGGGGCTGGCCAGGCCCATGGAGAGGAAAGCCTGCAAGAACAAGGCCTGTGGGCCCCAGTGGGAGCTCTCCGAGTGGTCTGAG TGCTCGGCGCGGTGCGGCACGGCGGGGACCATGAAGCGCGAGGTGCGCTGCTCCGTGGAAGCTCCGCTGTGCGACGAGTCCCGCAAGCCCAGCAGCGAGAAGGAGTGCACGGGCCCGCCCTGCGACCGCCGCTGGACCGCCTCCGACTGGGGCCCC TGCTCAGGTCCGTGCGGCGAGGGGCGCATGAGCCGCTTCGTCGTGTGCCGCAACCTGGAGGGCAAGGTGATCTCCAGCTCGCAGTGTGACCCGGCCACCAAGCCCCTGGCTGTCCACCCGTGTGGAGACAAGAACTGCCCCGCACACTGGGTGGAGCAGGAGTGGGAGCAG TGTGACGCCAGCTGTGGGCGAGGGGTGAAGACCCGGCTGGTGCTGTGCGTGGGCCTGGAGAACGGGCTGTACAGGGAGTACCCTGAGAAACGCTGTGAGACCTCTCCAAAGCCTGAGGAACAAGCTGTCTGCTTCAGGAGGCCGTGTTCTACATGGTTCACCACCTCCTGGTCCCAG TGTAGCAAGACGTGTGGTGCTGGTGTGCAATTGCGGGAGGTGAAGTGCTACCAGGGGGAAGCACTGGCTCAGGGCTGCGACCCCTCTGCCAAGCCAGAGGCCAGGCAGGCATGCCAACTCCAGCCATGCCCCACGGAGGCACCAG AAGATGCCTGTGAAGACAAAGCGACGGCCAACTGCGTGCTGGTGCTAAAGGTGAAGCTGTGCTCACACTGGTACTACAGGAAGGCCTGCTGCTGGTCCTGTCGCCTCAAGTCATCCTGA